A genomic region of Catalinimonas niigatensis contains the following coding sequences:
- a CDS encoding helix-turn-helix domain-containing protein: MKKEERRPHKFDSISDAHHAFNLPEPQHPLISLINGANRDDMNIPTGSHVLNFYKISYKPRQSARLRYGQNYYDFNEGGLLFASPNQIIGGDDNKDAVDCSMYTLLIHPDFFLGHPIAQEIRQYGFFSYATHEALHLSAEEKETMLSIFKMIETELSSRIDDFSQYVIISQIALLLNFANRFYNRQFITRKAVNHDILQKLESYLDDYLDHEKSLNNGIPTVQFLAEQVNLSPSYLSDMLRSLTGRNAQQLIHDKLIEKAKELLSTSNFSVSEIAYQLGFEYSQSFNRLFKTKTDLSPLEFRRSFN, translated from the coding sequence ATGAAGAAAGAAGAGAGGCGTCCTCATAAATTTGACTCCATTTCGGATGCACACCATGCATTTAATCTGCCAGAACCCCAACACCCGCTGATCAGCCTAATAAATGGTGCTAATCGTGATGATATGAACATACCAACCGGCTCACATGTGCTGAATTTTTACAAGATCTCCTACAAGCCCAGGCAAAGCGCCAGGCTGAGGTATGGTCAGAATTATTATGATTTCAATGAAGGTGGATTGCTGTTTGCTTCTCCCAATCAGATCATTGGTGGTGATGATAATAAGGATGCAGTAGACTGCTCAATGTATACATTGCTTATTCATCCTGACTTTTTTCTAGGTCATCCGATAGCCCAGGAGATCAGACAGTATGGTTTCTTTTCCTATGCTACCCATGAGGCATTACATCTATCTGCGGAAGAAAAGGAAACCATGCTTTCTATTTTTAAAATGATAGAAACCGAATTAAGCAGTCGCATTGACGATTTTAGTCAGTATGTGATCATCTCCCAGATAGCACTTCTCCTGAATTTTGCAAATAGGTTCTACAACCGTCAGTTCATCACACGCAAAGCAGTAAACCATGACATACTGCAAAAACTGGAAAGCTATCTGGATGACTACTTAGACCATGAAAAGTCCTTAAACAATGGTATTCCGACTGTGCAATTTCTGGCTGAGCAGGTCAATCTTTCTCCGAGTTATCTCAGTGATATGCTTCGCTCTCTTACCGGAAGAAATGCCCAGCAGTTGATACATGATAAACTGATTGAAAAAGCCAAAGAACTTCTGTCAACGAGCAATTTCTCGGTCAGCGAAATAGCCTATCAGTTAGGGTTTGAGTATTCCCAGTCCTTCAATCGATTATTCAAGACCAAGACAGATCTCTCTCCTTTAGAATTCAGGAGGTCGTTCAATTAA
- a CDS encoding SDR family NAD(P)-dependent oxidoreductase, which yields MIGQNENQGTGSAPKSIKGNKVWFITGTSRGFGRVWTEAALKRGDKVAATARNLDSIADFKEKYGKNVLTLPLDVTKPEQVKAALEQAHTYFGKLDIVFNNAGYSLVSTIEEASPDDVRALYETNILGPLSVIQAALPILRKQGYGHILGTSSNLGHVTFPVIGYYCSSKWAFESIHESLAAEIASFGIKVTIIEPGAYATEFGSPQSLKFATGMDIYADFKAKFFERLSTLERGDPEATPEALFKVVDAENPPLRFHLGSHNLPGVRAAYSERLKEWEAWDAVSSSAQGEAVKH from the coding sequence ATGATAGGACAGAATGAAAATCAGGGTACTGGATCAGCACCCAAATCTATTAAAGGAAATAAAGTATGGTTTATCACGGGTACATCCCGGGGGTTTGGTCGTGTATGGACCGAAGCAGCACTAAAGCGCGGTGACAAGGTAGCAGCTACTGCCCGTAACTTAGATAGTATTGCCGACTTCAAAGAAAAGTATGGCAAAAATGTACTTACCCTTCCCCTGGATGTAACCAAACCTGAACAAGTCAAAGCGGCTCTGGAACAGGCTCATACATACTTTGGAAAGTTGGATATCGTGTTTAATAACGCTGGGTATTCTTTGGTGAGTACCATCGAAGAAGCCAGTCCGGACGATGTCCGAGCCCTCTACGAAACCAACATCTTAGGACCACTTTCGGTGATTCAAGCTGCCTTGCCTATTTTGCGCAAGCAAGGCTATGGGCATATTCTGGGCACCTCAAGCAACCTTGGGCATGTCACCTTTCCTGTGATTGGCTACTATTGTTCTTCTAAATGGGCTTTTGAATCTATCCATGAAAGCCTGGCAGCAGAAATTGCATCGTTCGGTATCAAAGTCACGATCATAGAGCCCGGTGCTTATGCTACGGAATTTGGCAGTCCGCAGTCACTAAAGTTTGCTACAGGTATGGACATCTATGCAGATTTTAAAGCAAAGTTTTTTGAGCGTTTAAGCACCCTGGAAAGAGGAGACCCTGAAGCTACACCGGAAGCACTGTTCAAGGTAGTAGATGCCGAAAACCCACCTCTGAGGTTTCATCTCGGTAGCCACAATTTACCGGGCGTACGTGCGGCCTACAGCGAACGTCTGAAAGAATGGGAGGCATGGGATGCGGTATCCAGCTCAGCTCAGGGAGAAGCTGTAAAGCATTAG
- a CDS encoding alpha/beta fold hydrolase — protein sequence MNSLFISYGLIPGDRKGGYIQFLTNTYIKLKLSKMEKIKYKTLEIHGLHIAYREAGNTNKPTIVLLHGYPSSSHQYRKVLHQLSDEYHLIAPDYPGFGNSDFPSPDKYEYTFDNIAATIDAFLEKKEITTYALMMQDYGAPIGFRIATRHSERVTAIINQNGNAYEEGLGEAWGSIRALWANRNESTEKALLPAFTLEGLKWQYTHGTRNPENVNPDTWHLDYLRMSRPNAHKVNIDLWYDYQNNLKLYPHWHQYLRKHQPPMLIVWGKNDEYFPESGAEAFKKDIDNIDYNIYDTGHFALEEDGDEIIEKIRTFMRGV from the coding sequence ATGAACAGCTTGTTTATTTCTTATGGTCTGATCCCTGGAGATAGAAAAGGGGGTTATATCCAATTTTTAACTAACACATATATTAAACTTAAATTATCAAAAATGGAAAAGATAAAATATAAAACGCTTGAAATACATGGCTTACATATAGCCTATCGTGAAGCTGGGAATACCAATAAGCCAACCATTGTGTTATTACATGGTTACCCGTCATCTTCCCATCAATATAGAAAAGTATTACATCAGCTATCTGATGAATACCATCTGATTGCCCCTGATTATCCCGGTTTTGGAAATAGCGATTTCCCCTCACCTGACAAGTATGAATATACTTTTGACAACATTGCTGCAACTATAGATGCATTCTTAGAAAAGAAAGAAATCACAACGTATGCGTTAATGATGCAGGATTATGGTGCCCCGATTGGATTCAGAATTGCAACCAGGCATTCGGAAAGAGTAACTGCAATAATCAATCAAAATGGTAATGCTTATGAGGAAGGGCTTGGAGAAGCATGGGGCTCTATCAGGGCACTTTGGGCCAATAGAAATGAAAGTACTGAAAAAGCTCTATTACCTGCCTTTACATTAGAAGGTCTGAAATGGCAATATACCCACGGAACCAGAAATCCTGAAAATGTTAATCCTGATACTTGGCATCTGGATTATCTAAGGATGAGCAGACCTAATGCTCATAAAGTAAATATAGATTTATGGTATGATTACCAGAATAATTTAAAATTATATCCGCATTGGCATCAATATTTGAGAAAACATCAACCACCCATGTTAATAGTGTGGGGGAAAAATGATGAATACTTTCCTGAAAGTGGAGCAGAAGCCTTTAAGAAAGATATCGATAATATTGACTATAATATATATGATACAGGGCATTTTGCTTTAGAAGAAGATGGGGATGAAATCATAGAAAAGATCAGAACTTTTATGAGAGGTGTATAG
- a CDS encoding alpha/beta hydrolase produces MNFINIIKALLFIVLALVSAAYIVACYPVADKTNHAGISEERATELRKEFTGPHHLLTTADGATLFLRRWNPDRVPHGKIAILILHGITAYSGPYAMAGIPFAEHGYTTFGLDYRGHGLSSGNRGDTPGKERWIKDMAETVAYIKDLGFSEVVVLGHSLGVAAAFSVANAVPNEIAGLIMLSGAYEGREGVSKPPSFLELTRLYVSSVLRPSYQVYQYYREGMTVTEDSLFNFRYTPRFLLMLDAKKLRLPAEMNIPVLVGIGDEDELFTVEKVRELYDLIPGDKKEFLVMKNATHANIPRESWLQIVDWLDRTYTVK; encoded by the coding sequence GTGCGGCATACATTGTAGCCTGTTACCCGGTTGCGGATAAAACAAATCATGCCGGGATTTCCGAAGAAAGGGCGACGGAACTTAGAAAAGAGTTTACAGGTCCACATCACCTGCTCACTACGGCTGATGGCGCGACACTTTTTCTGCGAAGGTGGAACCCGGATCGTGTTCCGCATGGAAAAATCGCCATCCTTATCCTTCATGGGATTACTGCATACAGTGGTCCGTATGCAATGGCTGGTATTCCATTTGCCGAGCATGGCTATACCACCTTTGGCCTGGATTACCGAGGGCATGGCTTGTCGTCGGGCAATAGGGGAGACACACCAGGCAAGGAACGGTGGATTAAGGATATGGCAGAAACGGTGGCCTATATCAAAGATCTGGGGTTTTCTGAAGTGGTTGTGTTGGGGCACAGCCTGGGGGTCGCGGCTGCCTTTTCGGTGGCCAATGCAGTTCCGAACGAGATTGCAGGCTTGATTATGCTGTCTGGGGCGTATGAGGGCAGAGAGGGAGTATCCAAACCACCTTCATTTCTGGAATTAACACGATTATACGTCAGTTCAGTGCTGCGTCCTTCCTATCAGGTTTACCAGTATTACCGGGAAGGGATGACGGTAACGGAGGATAGTCTGTTTAATTTTCGCTATACACCCCGGTTCCTGCTGATGCTCGACGCCAAAAAGCTCAGGTTACCGGCAGAGATGAACATTCCTGTTTTGGTGGGTATCGGCGATGAGGATGAGTTGTTCACCGTGGAAAAAGTAAGAGAACTATATGATCTGATCCCTGGGGATAAAAAAGAGTTTCTGGTCATGAAAAACGCTACTCATGCGAATATTCCCCGCGAAAGCTGGTTGCAGATCGTGGACTGGCTGGATCGTACCTACACAGTCAAATGA